One stretch of Chryseobacterium indologenes DNA includes these proteins:
- a CDS encoding alpha-ketoacid dehydrogenase subunit alpha/beta: protein MQTTYIETQQISFQDFKNQILDDYRLGRVSREMSYLGRREVLTGKAKFGIFGDGKELPQLAMAKVFRNGDFRSGYYRDQTFALAINALTAESFFAQMYADTSVEREPASAGRQMNGHFATRSLNEDGSWKDLTAQKNISSDISPTAGQMPRLLGLAQASTIYKNVKFDGSEKFSREGNEIAFGTIGDASTAEGHFWETLNAACALQVPMIVSIWDDGYGISVPTKNQRAKADISEMLSGFQRKEGENQGCEIIQVKAWDYAALLDAYAKAEHFARTESVPVVVHVVDVTQPQGHSTSGSHERYKNEARLAWEAEFDGLVKFKEWILNYSIEIDGKEEVIATAEELEAIDEEAKKTAKAGQKTAWENYQTAIKELIQSIVPLVENLKDQNAEVEAALTHFNKLVSKAKKDVFHLARKALLATRGTNSAERSQLMQKYNEASEIEKDNYSSHLYSQSEWKAENIQEIKPVYSDSSEDVDGRVVIRNNFDKIFEKYPETLIFGEDTGNIGDVNQGLEGMQEKYGALRIADTGIREATILGQGIGMAMRGLRPIAEIQYLDYVLYCLQGMSDDLATVHYRTKGGQKAPLIIRTRGHRLEGIWHSGSPMAGILNLSKGILVLVPRNLTKAAGFYNTMLQADEPAIIVECLNGYRLKEKQPDNLGEFTVPVGKIEVTKEGKDVTLVTYGSTWRIVTEAANELEKLGISAEVIDIQSLIPFDLSHEIAESVKKTNRLVVIDEDVEGGTTGFILQQILEKQKAFRYLDSDPLTISANDHRPAYASDGDYFSKPSADDMVEKIYAMFNETNPQRYPAIF, encoded by the coding sequence ATGCAAACAACCTATATTGAAACACAGCAAATATCCTTCCAGGACTTTAAAAATCAGATACTTGATGATTACAGGTTAGGGAGGGTTTCTCGTGAAATGTCTTATCTCGGAAGGAGAGAAGTACTTACCGGAAAAGCTAAATTCGGAATTTTTGGGGATGGAAAGGAACTTCCTCAGCTTGCAATGGCGAAGGTTTTCAGAAATGGAGACTTCCGTTCAGGGTATTACAGAGACCAGACTTTTGCATTGGCAATTAATGCGTTAACGGCAGAAAGTTTCTTTGCACAGATGTATGCTGATACTAGTGTTGAAAGAGAGCCGGCTTCAGCAGGAAGACAAATGAATGGGCACTTTGCCACAAGAAGTTTAAACGAAGACGGGAGCTGGAAAGATTTAACGGCTCAGAAAAACATTTCTTCCGATATTTCACCTACAGCAGGGCAGATGCCAAGATTATTAGGATTGGCTCAGGCATCTACTATTTATAAAAATGTAAAATTTGACGGTTCTGAGAAGTTTTCAAGAGAAGGAAATGAGATTGCTTTCGGAACAATTGGTGATGCTTCTACAGCAGAAGGCCACTTCTGGGAAACATTGAATGCAGCATGTGCACTTCAGGTTCCTATGATCGTTTCAATCTGGGATGACGGATACGGAATTTCTGTTCCTACTAAAAACCAGAGAGCAAAAGCTGATATCAGCGAAATGCTAAGCGGGTTCCAAAGAAAAGAAGGTGAAAACCAAGGGTGTGAGATTATTCAGGTTAAAGCTTGGGATTATGCAGCATTATTGGATGCTTATGCTAAAGCAGAGCATTTTGCAAGAACAGAAAGTGTTCCTGTAGTAGTACACGTGGTAGATGTTACCCAGCCTCAAGGGCATTCTACATCAGGATCTCACGAAAGATATAAAAATGAAGCACGTTTAGCTTGGGAAGCGGAGTTTGACGGATTAGTAAAATTCAAAGAATGGATTCTGAACTATTCAATCGAAATAGATGGAAAAGAAGAAGTAATTGCGACCGCTGAAGAATTGGAAGCCATTGATGAAGAAGCTAAAAAAACAGCTAAGGCTGGACAAAAAACAGCTTGGGAAAACTATCAGACTGCTATTAAGGAATTAATTCAATCTATTGTTCCTTTAGTAGAAAATCTTAAAGACCAGAATGCTGAAGTAGAAGCAGCACTTACCCATTTCAATAAATTAGTTTCAAAAGCTAAGAAAGATGTATTCCATTTGGCAAGAAAAGCTTTATTGGCAACAAGAGGAACCAATTCTGCAGAAAGAAGCCAATTGATGCAGAAATATAATGAAGCATCTGAAATTGAAAAAGACAATTATTCATCCCACTTATATTCTCAGTCTGAATGGAAAGCTGAAAATATCCAGGAAATCAAGCCTGTTTATTCAGACAGTTCTGAAGATGTAGACGGAAGAGTGGTGATCAGAAATAACTTTGATAAAATCTTTGAAAAATATCCTGAAACATTAATCTTTGGAGAAGACACCGGAAACATCGGTGACGTCAACCAGGGATTGGAAGGAATGCAGGAAAAATACGGTGCATTACGTATCGCAGATACAGGAATCCGTGAAGCTACAATTCTTGGACAGGGAATTGGTATGGCGATGAGAGGTTTAAGACCAATCGCTGAAATCCAGTACCTAGACTATGTTCTTTACTGCTTACAAGGAATGAGCGATGATCTGGCAACAGTACATTACAGAACCAAAGGAGGTCAGAAAGCTCCATTAATCATCAGAACAAGAGGTCACAGATTAGAAGGAATCTGGCATTCAGGTTCTCCAATGGCGGGTATTCTTAACCTTTCTAAAGGTATTTTAGTATTGGTGCCAAGAAACCTTACTAAAGCTGCAGGGTTCTACAATACAATGCTTCAGGCAGATGAACCTGCAATCATCGTAGAATGTCTGAACGGATACAGATTGAAAGAGAAACAACCTGATAACTTAGGTGAATTCACCGTTCCTGTAGGTAAAATTGAAGTAACGAAAGAAGGAAAAGATGTTACTTTGGTAACGTATGGTTCTACATGGAGAATTGTAACAGAAGCCGCTAATGAACTAGAAAAATTAGGAATTTCTGCGGAAGTAATCGACATTCAGTCATTAATTCCTTTCGATTTATCTCACGAAATTGCTGAAAGCGTTAAGAAAACGAACAGATTAGTTGTAATTGACGAAGATGTAGAAGGTGGAACAACAGGATTCATCTTACAACAGATCTTAGAAAAGCAAAAAGCTTTCAGATATCTGGATTCAGATCCGTTGACAATTTCTGCTAATGATCACAGACCAGCCTATGCAAGTGATGGTGACTACTTCAGTAAGCCGTCTGCAGACGATATGGTAGAAAAAATCTACGCTATGTTTAATGAAACAAATCCTCAGAGATATCCTGCGATATTCTAA
- a CDS encoding IS91 family transposase — MRGFKTIKKQPTQPQSQPQSQPQYEVADVLNKLGSKLEDLGLNSWQLRTLFALKKCRTSALGGHIDACDECGNISISYNSCRNRHCPKCQGRNREDWIQTRETELLPVPYFHVVFTLPEVLNKTALHEPKMLYDILFESAWETLQTFGKNKNLQMGMIAVLHTWGQNLSLHPHVHCIVPGGGVDENGAWKNIRSDGKFLFSVKALSKVFRAKFCEKLKANLKDKFNENQENEYEKIRQSLWEKDWVVYAKKPFGSPKSVVEYLGRYTHKIAISNGRIRGIDAETVTFSYKDYRQKGIKKQMVLSHAEFIRRFAMHILPKRFVKIRHYGFLSSTWKRIKLKKLQQKLGIQPKEKPLPKPFQPKCSCCKTGNLVTIAMFDLRGPPQWFLEMSQSQPTPKK; from the coding sequence ATGAGAGGTTTTAAAACCATAAAAAAACAGCCAACTCAACCTCAATCTCAACCTCAATCTCAACCTCAATACGAAGTCGCCGATGTTTTAAACAAATTAGGTTCAAAATTGGAAGATTTAGGATTAAATTCCTGGCAATTAAGAACTTTATTTGCATTAAAAAAGTGCAGAACTTCGGCTTTGGGAGGACATATCGATGCTTGCGACGAATGCGGAAATATCAGCATCAGCTACAACTCCTGCCGAAACCGTCATTGCCCGAAATGCCAAGGGCGGAACCGAGAAGATTGGATACAAACACGGGAAACCGAACTGCTTCCTGTGCCTTATTTTCACGTAGTTTTTACGCTTCCTGAAGTATTGAACAAAACAGCGCTTCACGAGCCCAAGATGTTGTATGATATTTTATTTGAATCGGCTTGGGAAACGCTTCAAACGTTTGGCAAAAACAAAAATCTCCAAATGGGAATGATTGCTGTTTTGCACACTTGGGGACAGAATTTGAGTCTTCATCCGCACGTGCACTGCATTGTTCCCGGTGGTGGCGTGGATGAAAACGGAGCTTGGAAAAACATCAGAAGTGATGGTAAATTTTTGTTTTCGGTAAAGGCTTTGAGTAAAGTTTTCAGGGCTAAATTTTGTGAGAAACTGAAAGCTAATTTAAAGGATAAATTCAATGAAAATCAAGAAAATGAATACGAAAAAATCAGGCAAAGTCTGTGGGAAAAAGATTGGGTAGTTTACGCCAAAAAGCCATTTGGAAGCCCAAAATCTGTGGTGGAATATTTGGGCAGATACACCCACAAAATTGCCATCAGCAATGGTAGAATTAGGGGAATTGATGCGGAAACGGTCACTTTTTCTTACAAAGATTACCGCCAAAAAGGCATCAAAAAGCAGATGGTTTTGAGCCACGCAGAGTTTATCCGAAGATTTGCGATGCATATTTTGCCCAAAAGGTTTGTGAAAATCCGTCATTACGGTTTTTTGAGCAGCACTTGGAAACGAATTAAGCTTAAAAAACTGCAACAAAAATTAGGCATCCAGCCCAAAGAAAAACCTTTGCCAAAGCCGTTTCAACCGAAATGCAGTTGTTGTAAAACAGGGAATTTAGTCACCATTGCAATGTTTGATTTGAGGGGACCGCCACAATGGTTTTTGGAGATGAGCCAAAGTCAGCCAACGCCTAAAAAATAG
- a CDS encoding GLPGLI family protein, translating to MNYIKKLFQLSLFLLSILYYSQSDKKEALRGNFTYLLKAKLNTQTPDYIHEEFFSLHIGENRAFFASAQSLKKDTVMANSLVTNKNPDGSIVMSFKNGTSLPKTKFPYTIIQSNEKIQYFQPVGMAVLTYKENRIEDWKLVDETKIINTISCKKATVTYKGRNWIAWYSTEIPLPYGPYKFSGLPGLIIKISDEKNEYDFELVKSVPTSELAGKFINIKKTRYTEAIETTQPKFQQALKASYENIAGVLASSGTTILGGQEKINQRQKELDLIRKYLNPIELE from the coding sequence ATGAATTATATTAAAAAACTATTTCAATTATCACTCTTCTTGTTAAGTATTTTATACTATTCTCAATCCGATAAAAAAGAGGCTTTGCGTGGGAATTTTACTTATTTATTAAAAGCCAAATTAAATACCCAAACCCCAGATTATATACACGAAGAGTTTTTCTCTTTACACATAGGTGAGAACCGTGCCTTTTTTGCGAGTGCTCAATCTCTTAAAAAAGATACCGTAATGGCCAACTCTCTTGTAACCAATAAGAATCCTGATGGAAGTATAGTCATGAGCTTTAAAAACGGTACATCATTGCCAAAAACAAAATTCCCGTATACCATTATACAGTCCAATGAAAAGATACAATACTTTCAGCCAGTGGGAATGGCTGTTCTTACTTATAAAGAGAATAGAATAGAAGATTGGAAGCTTGTAGATGAAACAAAAATAATCAATACCATAAGCTGTAAAAAGGCGACAGTTACCTATAAAGGAAGAAACTGGATTGCATGGTACTCAACAGAAATTCCATTGCCTTATGGTCCTTATAAGTTTAGTGGGTTGCCAGGATTAATCATCAAAATATCAGATGAAAAAAATGAGTATGACTTTGAGCTGGTAAAATCTGTACCTACCTCTGAATTAGCAGGAAAATTCATTAATATCAAGAAAACCCGGTACACTGAAGCGATTGAAACCACCCAGCCTAAGTTTCAACAGGCACTGAAAGCCAGTTATGAAAATATAGCAGGTGTGCTGGCAAGCTCCGGAACTACTATCTTAGGAGGCCAGGAAAAGATTAATCAAAGGCAGAAAGAATTGGATCTAATCAGAAAATATTTAAATCCGATAGAACTGGAATAA
- a CDS encoding AIM24 family protein translates to MSKYSIEAFINETKENPQQRDYFELETKHLLEINLNNQAVWTKRGSMVSYVGNINFERQGMLAGGIGNLLKKAISGEGSKLMKAEGSGKLYVADSGKKVRILYLNNESVCVNGNDVLAHEQSVKSDITMLKSIAGMMSGGLFQVKLSGTGHIAITTHGDPLTLLVTPDTPVFTDPNATVAWSGNLSPELKTNVSFKSLIGRGSGEEFQMKFSGHGWVLIQPYEEVYFTEK, encoded by the coding sequence ATGAGCAAATATTCGATTGAAGCATTTATCAATGAAACCAAAGAGAATCCACAGCAAAGGGATTATTTTGAATTGGAAACCAAACATCTTTTAGAAATCAACCTTAATAATCAAGCAGTATGGACAAAAAGAGGCAGCATGGTAAGCTACGTGGGAAATATCAATTTTGAAAGACAGGGAATGTTGGCAGGAGGCATTGGAAATCTTCTGAAGAAAGCCATCAGTGGCGAAGGAAGTAAGCTGATGAAAGCGGAAGGTAGCGGAAAACTATATGTTGCAGACTCTGGTAAGAAAGTTCGTATCCTTTACCTGAATAATGAATCGGTTTGTGTAAATGGAAATGATGTCCTGGCTCACGAACAAAGTGTAAAAAGCGATATTACTATGCTGAAAAGTATTGCCGGAATGATGTCAGGCGGTCTTTTCCAGGTAAAGCTTTCCGGAACTGGTCATATTGCGATTACCACTCATGGTGATCCATTAACCTTATTGGTAACTCCCGACACTCCTGTTTTCACTGATCCTAACGCTACTGTTGCATGGTCCGGAAACTTAAGCCCTGAACTGAAAACAAATGTTTCTTTTAAAAGCCTTATCGGAAGGGGAAGCGGTGAAGAATTCCAGATGAAGTTCTCAGGACACGGATGGGTATTGATTCAACCTTATGAAGAGGTATACTTTACAGAAAAATAA
- the queA gene encoding tRNA preQ1(34) S-adenosylmethionine ribosyltransferase-isomerase QueA: MKTSDFNFDLPAELLAEHPSEHRDEARLMVLDRKTQTIEHKLFKDVVDYFDEDDLFIFNNTKVFPARLYGNKEKTGAKIEVFLLRELDKETRVWDVLVDPARKIRIGNKLFFTEDESLVAEVIDNTTSRGRTLRFLFDGSYDEFRTKLKELGETPLPKYIKRAVEPEDAERYQTIYAKVEGAVAAPTAGLHFSKHLMKRLEIKGINFAEVTLHVGLGTFNPIEVEDLSKHKMESEEIIIDEKNAAIINKAVESHRRVCAVGTTTMRALETSVSSNKKISAFNGWTNKFIYPPHDFGVANSMITNFHTPKSTLIMMIAAFAGRDFVMHAYEEAVKEKYKFYSYGDAMLIL; this comes from the coding sequence ATGAAAACATCAGATTTTAATTTTGATCTTCCTGCGGAATTATTAGCAGAACACCCATCAGAGCACAGAGACGAAGCTAGATTAATGGTACTTGATAGAAAAACACAAACTATCGAGCACAAATTATTCAAAGATGTAGTGGATTATTTTGATGAGGACGATTTGTTCATCTTCAACAATACTAAGGTTTTCCCTGCACGTCTTTACGGAAATAAAGAAAAAACAGGTGCTAAAATTGAAGTTTTCCTTTTAAGAGAGCTTGATAAGGAAACCAGAGTATGGGACGTTTTGGTAGATCCGGCAAGAAAAATCAGAATTGGTAACAAATTATTCTTCACTGAAGATGAGTCTTTGGTAGCTGAGGTTATTGATAACACTACTTCAAGAGGAAGAACATTAAGATTCTTATTCGACGGTTCTTACGACGAGTTCAGAACGAAACTTAAGGAATTAGGAGAAACTCCACTTCCAAAATATATCAAAAGAGCAGTAGAACCGGAAGATGCAGAAAGATACCAGACGATTTACGCTAAAGTAGAAGGAGCAGTAGCAGCACCTACAGCAGGTCTTCACTTCTCTAAGCATTTGATGAAGAGATTAGAGATCAAAGGAATCAATTTTGCTGAAGTTACCCTTCACGTAGGATTAGGAACTTTCAACCCAATTGAGGTAGAAGATCTTTCTAAGCACAAAATGGAATCTGAAGAGATTATCATTGATGAGAAAAATGCTGCTATCATCAACAAAGCAGTAGAATCTCACAGAAGAGTTTGTGCAGTAGGTACTACTACCATGAGAGCGTTGGAAACTTCTGTTTCTTCAAACAAAAAAATCTCTGCTTTCAATGGTTGGACGAATAAATTCATCTACCCACCTCACGATTTTGGAGTTGCTAACTCAATGATTACAAACTTCCACACACCGAAGTCTACACTAATCATGATGATTGCTGCATTTGCCGGAAGAGATTTCGTAATGCATGCTTATGAAGAAGCCGTAAAAGAAAAGTATAAATTCTATTCTTACGGTGATGCAATGTTAATTCTATAA
- a CDS encoding sterol desaturase family protein, translating into MMDFLMSEDGLEHVYAWAVPLHATVILAEMIYSHVSEAKLYSGKDLATNVYLALMNFGLDLIMKAFAMGVMFFFYHHRLFSWDLSIWYLIVCFIITDFAYYVLHYVDHRSRAFWAVHITHHSSEFFNLTTGFRSPVLQPLYRYLYFSPLAFLGFNPWHIMVAYAIGQVYGTWVHTQTVKSMGFLEHILVTPSHHRVHHACNIKYLDKNMGMCLIIWDKIFGTFQKEDPNIPVKYGIYPKMPDNRPDTVLFYEWRKIWKDLKQPGLKFTDRINYIFNSPGWRHDGTGKTVRQYQKEYFAKQAKKKEQQQQNQAEQKTA; encoded by the coding sequence ATGATGGATTTTCTTATGAGCGAGGACGGGCTAGAACATGTGTATGCTTGGGCAGTTCCGTTGCATGCTACAGTTATTTTGGCTGAAATGATTTACAGCCACGTTTCAGAGGCGAAGTTATACAGTGGAAAAGATCTTGCTACAAACGTTTATCTTGCTTTGATGAACTTTGGCCTTGATCTGATCATGAAGGCGTTTGCAATGGGAGTAATGTTTTTCTTTTACCACCACAGGCTTTTTTCATGGGATCTTAGCATCTGGTATTTGATAGTTTGCTTTATAATTACGGATTTTGCTTACTATGTTTTGCATTACGTAGACCACCGTTCCAGAGCATTCTGGGCTGTTCATATTACGCATCACAGTTCAGAATTTTTCAATCTTACAACAGGTTTCAGAAGTCCTGTATTACAGCCGCTTTACAGGTATTTATATTTTTCACCATTAGCATTTTTAGGATTTAATCCTTGGCATATCATGGTAGCTTATGCTATCGGGCAGGTATATGGAACTTGGGTGCATACACAAACGGTAAAAAGTATGGGATTTTTAGAACATATTCTGGTAACCCCTTCTCACCATCGTGTGCATCATGCCTGTAACATTAAATATCTGGATAAAAACATGGGAATGTGTTTGATTATCTGGGATAAAATATTCGGTACCTTCCAGAAAGAAGATCCTAATATTCCTGTAAAATACGGAATCTATCCAAAAATGCCGGACAACAGACCTGATACGGTACTTTTCTATGAATGGCGAAAAATTTGGAAAGATCTGAAGCAGCCCGGATTAAAATTTACTGATAGAATCAACTATATTTTCAATTCTCCGGGATGGAGGCATGACGGAACCGGAAAAACGGTAAGGCAGTATCAGAAAGAATACTTTGCAAAGCAGGCTAAAAAGAAAGAACAGCAACAACAAAATCAGGCGGAGCAAAAAACAGCTTAA
- a CDS encoding polyprenyl synthetase family protein gives MANTVEEIKRPINDEMKLFEQKFYESMQSKVALLDKVTRFIVTTKGKQMRPMFVFLCAKLTGDVTEKTYRGASMIELIHTATLVHDDVVDESFKRRNFFSINALWKNKIAVLVGDYLLSKSVLLSTDHKDYDLLGVISRTIREMSEGELLQLEKARKLDITEDVYYEIIRQKTATLIAACCEIGVLSNSTDEGLAKKMQDFGTFTGMAFQIKDDLFDYLSSNVIGKPVGIDIKEQKMTLPLIHTLKIASEKDRKYYFDTIKRYNNNPKRVKELIEFVKNSGGLEYAITVMKDFQQKAKDILNEFPESEARKSLHIMLDYVIERKF, from the coding sequence GTGGCAAATACAGTAGAAGAGATTAAACGACCGATCAATGATGAAATGAAACTTTTTGAACAGAAGTTTTATGAGTCAATGCAGAGTAAAGTAGCTTTATTAGATAAAGTAACCCGTTTTATTGTTACCACCAAAGGGAAACAGATGCGTCCTATGTTTGTGTTCCTTTGTGCTAAGCTGACAGGAGATGTTACCGAAAAGACCTATCGTGGCGCCTCTATGATTGAGCTTATTCATACCGCTACATTGGTGCATGATGATGTGGTGGATGAAAGTTTTAAGCGCCGTAATTTTTTCTCAATTAATGCTTTATGGAAGAATAAAATTGCTGTTTTGGTAGGAGATTATCTGTTATCAAAATCAGTATTATTATCTACTGACCATAAAGATTATGACTTATTGGGTGTTATTTCAAGAACCATTCGTGAAATGTCTGAAGGTGAGCTTCTTCAATTGGAGAAAGCCCGAAAACTAGATATTACAGAAGATGTTTATTATGAAATTATCCGTCAGAAAACAGCTACTTTAATTGCTGCCTGTTGCGAAATTGGTGTATTGTCTAATAGTACAGACGAAGGACTTGCCAAAAAAATGCAGGACTTCGGGACATTCACAGGAATGGCTTTCCAGATTAAAGATGACCTTTTTGACTATCTAAGCTCTAATGTAATTGGTAAGCCGGTAGGAATTGATATTAAAGAGCAGAAAATGACTCTGCCTTTGATTCATACCCTAAAAATAGCCAGCGAAAAGGACAGAAAATACTACTTCGATACCATTAAGCGTTATAATAACAATCCTAAAAGAGTAAAGGAACTGATAGAGTTCGTGAAAAATTCCGGTGGATTGGAGTACGCTATCACCGTAATGAAAGACTTTCAGCAAAAGGCCAAAGATATTCTGAATGAATTCCCGGAATCTGAAGCAAGAAAGTCTTTACACATCATGCTGGATTATGTAATTGAAAGGAAATTTTAA
- a CDS encoding tyrosine-type recombinase/integrase, with protein MSLHFGKIPTELDAEQIQDYLFYLQKKSKSPSQSYFKHTVYGLRFLLKSEGLSYDFLSLPEIKKEKKLPVVLSKQEVWQMLSGCKLLKHKILIGILYGCGLRCMEVRNLRLCDLDFDRKQLKVVQGKGKKDRYLPLSEHLIRGLKKYIEAEKPEDYLFGMPREGRAGGDASTSLSTGFDSRYSQRGVQWVVKQASKTAKILKEVSVHTLRHSFATHLLEDGMDILSIKNLLGHESIDTTLIYLQIAQLSTQKLFSPLDTLFSEFGKK; from the coding sequence GTGTCGCTTCATTTCGGGAAAATCCCCACAGAGCTCGATGCTGAGCAAATTCAAGATTACCTTTTTTACCTTCAGAAAAAATCAAAATCACCTTCACAGTCGTATTTTAAACATACCGTTTACGGACTTCGATTTCTACTGAAATCGGAAGGTTTGAGCTATGATTTTTTGAGTCTTCCGGAAATTAAAAAAGAGAAAAAACTGCCTGTAGTGCTTAGTAAACAGGAGGTTTGGCAGATGTTGTCCGGCTGTAAACTTTTAAAACATAAAATTTTGATCGGCATTCTTTACGGTTGCGGATTGCGCTGTATGGAAGTTCGAAATCTCCGTTTATGCGATTTAGATTTTGACAGAAAACAGTTGAAAGTGGTTCAAGGAAAAGGCAAAAAAGACCGCTATTTGCCACTTTCGGAGCATTTGATTCGGGGATTAAAAAAGTATATCGAAGCTGAAAAACCAGAAGATTATCTCTTTGGAATGCCACGAGAAGGAAGAGCGGGAGGTGATGCTTCGACTTCGCTCAGCACAGGTTTTGATTCCCGTTACTCACAACGGGGCGTTCAATGGGTGGTAAAACAGGCATCAAAAACGGCAAAAATATTGAAAGAAGTGAGTGTACACACGCTTCGTCACAGTTTTGCGACGCATCTTTTAGAAGACGGAATGGATATTCTGAGCATCAAAAATCTCTTGGGTCACGAAAGTATTGACACGACGTTGATTTATCTTCAAATTGCACAACTTTCCACACAAAAACTCTTTTCACCGCTCGATACCCTTTTTTCAGAATTTGGGAAGAAATGA
- the rlmN gene encoding 23S rRNA (adenine(2503)-C(2))-methyltransferase RlmN: MKDIRTLSLDQLKEYFVSLGEKPFRAKQVYDWLWSKNLHSIDEMTNLSKTLRERISEEYTINPVSVDLLQKSTDGTIKNGVKLHDGLLVESVLIPTETRTTACVSSQVGCSLNCEFCATAKLKRMRNLEVAEIVDQVALIDSQSRMYFDRPLSNIVFMGMGEPMMNYKNVVEAIRKITQPEGLGMSPRRITVSTSGIPKMIKMLADDELRVKLALSLHSAIEAKRNEIMPFSDKFPLTDIMEALQYWYQKTGSVITFEYCVWKGINDGDEDIKALIKYCKQVPSKVNLIQYNPIGDGKYDQCNKQAEENYIRQLENAGVTVMVRRSRGGDIDAACGQLANKTAD; this comes from the coding sequence ATGAAAGATATCCGTACATTATCACTAGATCAGCTTAAAGAATACTTCGTATCTTTAGGAGAAAAGCCATTTCGAGCGAAACAGGTCTATGACTGGTTATGGAGTAAAAACCTTCATTCGATTGATGAAATGACGAATCTTTCGAAAACTCTTCGTGAAAGAATTTCCGAAGAATATACCATTAATCCTGTTTCCGTAGACCTTCTTCAGAAAAGTACCGACGGAACCATCAAAAACGGAGTGAAACTTCACGATGGATTATTGGTAGAATCTGTTCTTATTCCAACTGAAACAAGAACCACAGCCTGTGTATCTTCACAGGTAGGCTGCTCGTTGAACTGTGAATTCTGTGCTACCGCAAAACTGAAAAGGATGCGAAATCTTGAAGTGGCAGAAATTGTAGACCAGGTTGCTTTAATTGACAGCCAAAGCAGAATGTATTTTGACAGACCACTTTCCAATATCGTATTCATGGGGATGGGAGAGCCAATGATGAACTACAAAAACGTAGTGGAAGCCATCAGAAAGATCACTCAGCCGGAAGGATTGGGAATGTCACCAAGAAGAATTACGGTTTCTACATCGGGAATTCCTAAGATGATCAAAATGCTTGCTGATGATGAATTGCGTGTTAAATTAGCATTGTCTCTTCACTCAGCTATTGAAGCTAAACGTAATGAAATTATGCCTTTCTCAGATAAATTCCCGTTAACGGATATTATGGAGGCTCTTCAATACTGGTATCAGAAAACAGGTTCAGTAATCACTTTTGAATACTGTGTATGGAAAGGAATTAATGATGGTGATGAAGATATCAAAGCTTTAATTAAATACTGTAAACAGGTTCCTTCAAAGGTGAATCTTATTCAGTACAACCCGATCGGGGACGGAAAGTATGATCAATGTAACAAACAGGCTGAAGAAAACTATATCCGTCAGCTTGAAAACGCTGGGGTAACCGTAATGGTCAGAAGAAGCCGTGGAGGTGATATTGATGCTGCTTGCGGGCAATTAGCCAATAAAACTGCGGATTAA
- a CDS encoding winged helix-turn-helix transcriptional regulator encodes MKKNELMQYSCPLGKAMAALGSKWKPIIVLVIKDRKLRFGELAVRINVISRKVLTDQLREMETDGLVIREEFKELPPRVEYSLTEKGLALLPILYLLEEWEAKYQVKGTYSEDCIELIKEKQKAAKV; translated from the coding sequence ATGAAAAAGAATGAATTAATGCAATACAGCTGTCCTCTGGGCAAAGCAATGGCTGCCTTGGGAAGCAAATGGAAACCGATTATTGTATTGGTGATTAAAGACCGAAAGCTGCGTTTTGGAGAGCTTGCCGTGCGCATTAATGTCATTTCCAGAAAGGTATTGACCGACCAACTGAGAGAAATGGAAACAGATGGCTTAGTGATTCGTGAAGAGTTTAAAGAGCTTCCTCCAAGGGTAGAATATTCTCTTACTGAAAAGGGATTAGCACTGTTACCTATTTTATATCTTCTGGAAGAATGGGAAGCTAAATACCAGGTGAAAGGAACTTATTCGGAAGATTGTATAGAATTGATAAAGGAAAAGCAAAAAGCTGCTAAAGTCTGA